From Neodiprion pinetum isolate iyNeoPine1 chromosome 7, iyNeoPine1.2, whole genome shotgun sequence, a single genomic window includes:
- the armi gene encoding probable RNA helicase armi, translated as MVSLLYGVFKKVLGFSEPPEPDLADLIQQLEGEQNVKLNNCDNREITEEEIEGCFHKTGIVTEIRSEYFIIDDKFECQNVNASIGEIRVGAKVYYLAFQRTKGEELKIKKILSIIDDEWENEVATCTEDAVKSQMLNRVIVGKVMRREQRMVFIEPGQISFSLDEITSEFLPIVGDWVKLQTIVAVDDNVVDFSGEVLQVDKIFPLRSKLATGVVSAYDVKSGSGTIQHNIVFNKANCEPGYIPCVGDKVVADSIESDQGMQTWRSLSVVPLMHQASQRQLFNNQAQTETVNEKQETFGEEKYGIVVTNNLMFDLQLLEMRDISIEIKNNGLHPQTLLKGCFLSKKSMSQLTLLRPKIDTASVLQPSESITYVFRCHAKFVGYSEEMFLFIFKHLKVRRMFRFNVSLKNSVNHNVQSGQNPRGNKIYKQNEFDQSTCVRGVRTCQAPKFITVRPGIFKIPQHLWDVVLRLENDKIPFRSGIVAIEETVPCLFEDLTFQNYRDRFHALLYLESIADSIALQRYDISSTVMRFCGEFLALEVPGLAEKRPSLLVGDKAIVSFNWDSSKGEIKYEGCIHEVKNSEILLKFNPAFHEKYNGERCEVTFKCSQTPSSRCHTAVNLAINHLGKEFLFPTKIVPKPPQLELLEMSDDGESRNSTFARQNDVTPGLQPNAQACSKTGDTDSCVLQIKKRKLVWFNRALNYYQKEAVRNVLQSPAHPLPYVIFGPPGTGKTITLCETILQIFRTIPESRLLVATPSNSSANLISERLLDSGVLKPGDLVRLIGFHCTTDGSIPQKLIPYCAVGDLAREGTRNTPDHNANGIRPSCSASVLGRHRITVGTCISLGILHNMGFPRGHFTHVFVDEAGQATEPEILVPLNFIHADTGHVILAGDPMQLGPVVQSKYASHFGLGLSFLSRLLQRFPYQRDLEGFERGYDPRLVTKLIMNYRSLPEILELPNSLFYDSELEAQITRQGKEGDLLTSVANDLPERDDFPPAIVFHGVLGENYQDQDSPSWYNPEEAAQAYFYILKLYSHGLGPDDIGIIAPYTKQARHIRDLLAEMNTTLPKVGSVEEFQGQERNVIILSAVRSISDLVQEDVERCLGFIASPHRLNVAITRARALLIILGNPHLLSQDPYWRTVITYCIDKNSYTGCDFFSSAIINE; from the exons ATGGTATCCTTATTGTACGGGGTATTTAAAAAAGTGCTCGGTTTCTCCGAGCCTCCCGAGCCGGATTTAGCTGATTTGATACAACAGTTGGAGGGCGAGCAAAATGTTAAATTGAACAACTGCGATAATCGAGAGATAACTGAAGAAGAAATAGAAGGATGCTTTCACAAAACTGGTATCGTAACGGAAATTAGGTCCGAATACTTTATAATAGATGATAAATTTGAATGCCAAAACGTAAATGCTTCTATCGGAGAAATCCGAGTTGGAGCCAAAGTGTATTACCTGGCGTTCCAGAGGACAAAGGGTGAGGAgctaaagataaaaaaaattttatcaatcattGATGACGAATGGGAAAACGAAGTGGCAACTTGCACCGAAGATGCGGTAAAATCCCAAATGCTGAATCGCGTTATTGTTGGAAAGGTGATGCGCAGGGAGCAGAGGATGGTTTTTATTGAGCCTGGCCAAATTTCCTTCAGCCTTGACGAAATCACCTCTGAATTTTTGCCCATCGTCGGAGATTGGGTCAAACTTCAAACCATAGTAGCAGTTGACGACAACGTTGTAGATTTCAGTGGGGAAGTTCTTCAggttgacaaaatttttcctctaAGGTCAAAACTCGCCACTGGTGTTGTATCTGCCTATGACGTCAAGTCTGGTTCTGGTACCATACAGCATAACATCGTTTTTAACAAAGCCAACTGCGAGCCTGGATATATTCCATGTGTCGGCGATAAAGTTGTCGCAGATAGCATCGAAAGTGATCAAGGAATGCAGACGTGGAGGTCATTGTCGGTCGTTCCGCTAATGCATCAG GCGTCGCAAAGACAACTGTTCAATAATCAGGCTCAAACTGAAactgtaaatgaaaaacaagaaacttttggagaagaaaaatatgggATAGTTGTCacaaataatttgatgttcgATTTGCAATTGCTTGAAATGAGAGATATTTCGatagagataaaaaataatggacTTCACCCACAGACGTTACTCAAAGGATGTTTTCTGTCAAAAAAATCCATGTCGCAATTGACTTTGTTGCGACCAAAAATAGATACTGCGTCAGTATTGCAGCCTTCGGAATCAATAACATATGTATTCAGATGCCATGCAAAATTTGTCGGGTATTCGGAAGAAATGTTTCTGTTCATCTTCAAACATCTGAAAGTCCGTCGCATGTTTCGCTTCAATGTTAGTTTGAAAAACTCCGTGAATCATAACGTGCAAAGCGGTCAAAATCCAAGgggaaacaaaatttacaagcAAAACGAGTTCGATCAATCGACCTGTGTTCGTGGCGTTAGAACCTGTCAAGCACCAAAGTTCATTACTGTCAGGCCTGGAATATTCAAAATACCTCAACACTTATGGGATGTCGTATTGCGCctagaaaatgataaaataccTTTTCGGAGCGGCATTGTGGCAATAGAAGAAACCGTGCCTTGCTTATTCGAAGATTTGACGTTTCAAAATTACAGAGATCGATTTCATGCTCTGTTGTACTTGGAAAGCATAGCTGATTCTATAGCTTTACAACGATACGACATAAGCAGTACAGTCATGAGATTTTGCGGAGAATTTCTCGCCCTTGAAGTGCCAGGACTAGCGGAAAAACGACCATCGCTCTTAGTTGGAGACAAAGCCATAGTTTCTTTCAATTGGGACTCCAGCAAAG GTGAAATAAAGTACGAGGGATGCATTCACGAGGTAAAGAACTCGGAGATTTTACTCAAGTTCAATCCAGCTTTCCATGAAAAATATAACGGCGAACGATGCGAAGTGACATTCAAGTGCTCCCAAACACCGTCGAGTCGCTGTCACACGGCCGTTAACTTGGCGATAAATCATCtgggaaaagaatttttatttcccacAAAAATTGTACCCAAACCACCGCAACTGGAACTTTTGGAAATGAGTGACGATGGAGAATCCAGAAACAGTACGTTTGCACGACAAAATGATGTTACTCCAGGCCTGCAACCGAATGCGCAGGCATGTTCCAAGACTGGAGACACTGATTCGTGcgttttacaaataaaaaaacgcaAATTAGTATGGTTCAACAGGGCGTTGAATTACTACCAGAAAGAGGCTGTGCGTAACGTTTTGCAGAGTCCAGCTCACCCGTTGCCTTACGTCATATTTGGGCCACCAGGAACAGGGAAAACGATAACTCTTTGCGAAACGATATTGCAGATATTTAGGACCATACCTGAAAGCAGACTGTTGGTTGCGACGCCTTCGAATAGTTCAGCCAATCTAATATCGGAAAGACTTTTAGACAGCGGAGTTTTGAAACCGGGCGATTTGGTCAGATTGATAGGGTTTCACTGCACCACAGATGGGTCAATTCCGCAGAAACTAATCCCGTATTGCGCTGTAGGTGACTTGGCTCGAGAGGGAACTCGAAATACTCCTGACCACAATGCCAACGGCATAAGACCGAGCTGCAGTGCAAGTGTTTTGGGACGGCACAGAATCACAGTCGGTACTTGCATCTCGTTGGGCATACTGCATAACATGGGCTTTCCTCGAGGTCACTTCACCCACGTTTTTGTTGACGAAGCTGGACAAGCTACAGAGCCGGAAATATTAGTGccattaaatttcattcatgcCGATACCGGGCACGTAATTTTGGCTGGAGACCCAATGCAGCTTGGACCTGTCGTCCAAAGTAAATACGCATCGCATTTTGGACTTGGGTTGTCTTTTCTGTCTCGGTTGCTTCAGCGCTTCCCTTACCAACGAGACTTGGAAGGATTTGAGAGGGGCTACGATCCACGACTAGTTACTAAACTTATCATGAACTATCGCAGCTTGCCGGAAATTCTCGAACTTCCGAATTCGTTATTCTATGATTCTGAGCTCGAGGCGCAG ATTACAAGACAAGGAAAAGAAGGTGACCTGCTCACTTCAGTCGCTAACGATTTACCTGAACGCGACGATTTTCCACCTGCGATAGTTTTCCATGGCGTTCTCGGCGAGAATTATCAGGATCAAGATAGTCCAAGCTGGTATAATCCGGAAGAAGCTGCTCAGGCTTACTTTTATATACTAAAACTTTACAGCCACGGACTTGGCCCTGACGATATTGGGATTATAGCACCTTACACTAAACAA GCTCGTCATATTCGGGATTTACTTGCAGAGATGAATACAACATTGCCAAAAGTTGGCAGTGTGGAAGAGTTTCAAGGACAAGAACGAAATGTTATTATTCTATCTGCAGTCAGATCGATAAGCGATCTAGTCCAAGAAGATGTTGAACGATGTCTTGGTTTTATCGCTTCTCCACACCGTTTGAATGTCGCTATTACCAGGGCTCGGGCACTATTAATTATTCTGGGAAATCCACATTTATTATCACAAGATCCTTACTGGAGAACAGTGATTACGTATTGTATTGACAAGAATTCTTACACTGGCTGTGATTTCTTTTCATCAGCGATTATCAATGAGTAG
- the eIF3e gene encoding eukaryotic translation initiation factor 3 subunit E: protein MAKFDLTARIGQYLDRHLVFPLLEFLSAKEIYDENELLQAKLDILSKTNMIDYAIDIRKQLYPNFEVPEELNERRNRVLQELGDLEDNASVILKLMSDDDTMETMEKMRDSKSLNHFLLKESDFRVEMMESLVKLAKYRYECGTYSVSTSYLYFYMLVMPPTDRNYLDVLWGKLASEILVQNWETALEDVNKLREYIDSNAIGNTLQVLQQRTWLIHWSLFVFFNHVKGRDLIIEMFLYRPHYLNAIQTMCPHILRYLATAVIINRSRRSTLKDLVKVIQQESYTYRDPITEFLEHLYVNFDFDGARQKLQECQTVVFNDFFLIALLNEFVENARLMIFETFCRIHQCISIDMLAEKLNMKADVAECWIVNLIRNARLDAKIDSKLGHVVMGGQPASPYQQLVEKIETLSVRSEALENLIERKLKAKNQDSVSIVWN from the exons ATGGCGAAGTTTGATCTGACGGCCCGAATAGGGCAATACCTTGATCGGCATCTGGTATTCCCGCTGTTGGAATTTCTATCTGCAAAGGAG ATTTATGACGAGAATGAGCTTCTACAGGCGAAATTGGACATCCTGAGCAAAACCAACATGATCGATTACGCCATCGATATCAGGAAACAACTTTATCCGAATTTCGAAGTGCCGGAG gAACTTAACGAACGCCGTAATCGGGTATTGCAAGAGCTTGGTGATCTTGAAGATAATGCCTCAGTCATCTTGAAATTGATGAGCGATGATGATACTATGGAAACTATGGAAAAAATGAGGGACTCGAAGTCCCTCAACCACTTTCTCCTCAAGGAATCAGAT TTCAGAGTGGAGATGATGGAGAGCTTGGTCAAGTTGGCAAAGTATCGTTATGAGTGCGGAACCTACTCGGTTTCAACGTCGTACTTGTACTTCTACATGCTTGTGATGCCACCAACCGATAGA AACTACTTGGATGTCCTGTGGGGAAAATTGGCGTCAGAAATCTTAGTTCAAAATTGGGAAACCGCGCTGGAAGACGTTAATAAACTCAGAGAGTACATAGACAGTAACGCTATTGGCAACACTCTTCAGGTTCTTCAACAACGCACTTGGCTCATTCACTGGAGTCTGTTCgttttcttcaatcatgttAAAGGCAGGGACCTTATCATTGAAATGTTCTTGTACAGACCACA CTACTTGAACGCAATACAGACAATGTGTCCGCATATTCTACGCTATTTGGCAACAGCGGTAATCATAAATCGATCGAGGCGGTCTACCCTGAAAGATCTGGTGAAAGTTATCCAACAG GAATCCTACACGTATCGGGATCCAATCACTGAATTTTTGGAGCACCTGTATGTGAACTTTGATTTTGATGGAGCTCGTCAGAAACTGCAAGAATGTCAGACGGTCGTCTTCAATGACTTCTTCTTAATTGCTCTGCTGAATGAGTTTGTCGAAAACGCTAGATTAATGATATTCGAAACATTCTGCAGAATCCACCAATGCATCAGTATTGA TATGTTGGCTGAAAAACTTAACATGAAAGCTGATGTTGCGGAATGTTGGATAGTCAATCTAATTCGCAATGCAAGATTGGACGCAAAGATTGACAGTAAGCTGGGACATGTTGTTATGGGTGGACAGCCAGCTTCTCCGTACCAACAGctggttgaaaaaatcgagACTCTGAGCGTGCGAAGTGAAGCTCTGGAGAATCTTATTGAGCGGAAATTGAAGGCGAAAAATCAGGATTCAGTTAGCATAGTCTGGAATTAG
- the LOC124222987 gene encoding leukocyte receptor cluster member 1 homolog yields MNILPKKRWHVRTKENIARVRRDEAKAAEEEKAIKARVQKAETEARTNFLRDQARQRYDGRQVADGKDEGAKEATTSEAPLEHVNFFADIEDGKTDYSKPNADHEIEKKQEQEKYEKQIGYLTYLGQDTNEATGNKSWYNELPKRLSETEKYEEAGIKTKLLNDPINDIRKYMKIMGSTLPSTSSPNFKKEKLKTTDSVKRKRDSSDLESCTRDGDRKRYKKHKSKKSKKHKRSKTEEPTPKPSVDLEKLRAERLRRENAEKLKTKMLLAKLNGDPIEPAVKEVPKPIIQQKYNSQFNPEIARQNADRIYRR; encoded by the exons ATGAATATTTTACCCAAAAAACG ATGGCACGTTCGCACCAAAGAGAACATTGCTAGGGTACGTCGAGATGAAGCTAAAGCTGCCGAGGAAGAAAAGGCTATAAAAGCCCGGGTCCAAAAAGCG gAAACTGAAGCTAGGACGAATTTTCTCAGAGACCAAGCAAGGCAGAGGTACGACGGTCGTCAAGTTGCAGATGGAAAGGATGAGGGTGCTAAGGAAGCAACAACATCAGAAGCCCCCTTAGAgcacgtaaatttttttgctgaCATCGAAGATGGAAAAACTGATTATAGTAAACCAAATGCTGATcatgaaattgagaaaaagcAGGAACAGGAGAAGTATGAAAAGCAAATTGGATATTTGACTTATTTGGGACAAGATACAAATGAAGCTACTGGAAACAAGAGCTGGTACAATGAACTTCCAAAAAGGCTTTCTGAGACTGAAAAATATGAGGAGGCCGGGATTAAAACAAAACTTCTAAATGACCCGATAAACGATATCAGGAAATACATGAAGATAATGGGCTCAACTTTGCCGTCAACATCGTCACCAAAttttaagaaagaaaaattaaaaactacaGATTCTGTGAAAAGAAAACGCGATTCCAGTGACTTAGAATCGTGTACTAGAGACGGTGATCGCAAGAGATACAAAAAACACAAGAgtaagaaatcaaaaaaacatAAAAGGTCGAAAACTGAGGAGCCTACCCCTAAGCCTAGTGtagatttagaaaaattaagaGCAGAGAGATTAAGACGGgaaaatgctgaaaaattaaagaCCAAGATGCTGTTAGCTAAATTGAACGGAGACCCAATCGAACCCGCAGTGAAGGAAGTTCCAAAACCTATTATACAACAGAAATATAATTCGCAATTTAATCCTGAAATAGCTAGGCAAAATGCTGACAGAATATATAGGCGGTGA